The DNA window CCCGTTCCGCTTGAGGAGGGCTTGTTGCTCGGCACCGGGCATTTTCGCTTCCTTGACCCGGAGAATGGCAATGAGCGGGTGGAGGGGCCGCTCGTTCGGCGTCTTGTTGGCGGCAAAGGATCGAGCCAGGATTGGATCATCCCGCTGGTGCGCACGCTTGTCGCCGAAGGCCAGCAGGTGATCGTGTTTCGCGAAACCAAGGGCGAAGCCCGCGGCTGCGCCAACTATCTCGCGGGGTCGCTCGGATTGCCTCCGGCTGCTGAGGCGCTGACGCAGATGCCCGGCGGCGATCCCTCGCAGGCCAGCGCCGACTTGCGGAGCGCGCTCGCGCGCGGCGTCGCTTTCCACAACTCGGATCTCGACCGCGAAGAGCGACGCGTCATCGAGGAAGAATTTCGTCGTAGCGGCTCGGGCCTGCGCGTCATCGCAGCCACGACGACGCTGGCAATGGGCGTGAACACGCCCGCTTCATCGGTCATCATCGCCGGCTTGAATCATCCGGGCGACGAGCCCTATTCGGTGGCCGAATACAAGAACCTCGTCGGCCGCGCAGGAAGGCTCGGCTTCGCCGAGAAGGGGGCTTCGTATCTGCTGGCGCTCGATCCGCGCGCCGAGCATGATCTGTGGTCGCGCTACGTGACCGCGGAGCCGGAAGACTTAGGGTCCCGCTTCCTCGACGGTACGACCGACCCGCGCTCCCTGATTATCCGTGTCCTGGTCGCGGCACGACGCGCGGCCGGTGAAGGCGTGCGGAGCGAGGAGATTGTCGAGTTTCTGGAATCGAGCTTCGGCGCGTTCCAGGCCCGGCGCGCCCACAGCGCGTGGCAGTGGAGCCGGCCGGACCTGCTTTCGGCGCTGGCGGATTTGGAACGCCACGGCCTAGTTCAGAAGGACGCCACAGGCGCGTATGAGCTAACCAAGCTGGGCCGTCTCGCTGGCGAGAGCGCAGCCGAGGTCGGGTCTATCGTCGCGCTCGTAGATTGCCTCGGCGCGCTCCAGCCCCAAGACATCAGCGATCCCGTCCTGATTGCCGCAGCCCAAACGACGGTCGAGGTCGATCAACTCCTCTTTCCGATCAACCGGAAAAGCACGCAGAAAGAACCCCAGCTATGGCCCAACGAGCTGCGGAGGCAAAATGTGCCGTGGCACGTCCTGAACGCGCTTCATCGGGGGGCCACAGACGATCATCAGGCGACCCTGCGTGCGAAGAAGGCGGTCGCTTGTCTCTTGTTCGTGTCCGGTCGCGCCATGAGTGAGATCGAGCGCGTGCTGACGCAGTTCGGCGGGGCGTTTGGCGGCGCCGCCGGCCCGATACGCGCGGTCGCAGCGCGGACTTGCGATCTGATGCCCGTCGCGGCTCGCGTCGCCGAAATCCTGCACCCGACGCTCGATCTCGGTGACCGTGTGAGACGTCTGGCGATCCGATTGACGTATGGCGTGCCCAGCCCCGCCGTCGACCTCGCCCAGGTCGCTGGAGCCGATTTGCTGCGGGGCGACTATTGTCGATTGGCCGCCGCGCAGCTCTGTGAGCCCGAACAGATCGACGCCGCAGCCGACGATCAAATTCTGGTATGCGTGGACAAGGACCGGCGCAAGCTCGCGCTTGTCCGCGATGCGGCGAAGCGCGTTGCCAAGCGTCGGGCCGAAGCGGTCACGCCGTCCGTCCCGGTTCTCGAAGCATATGCGCCCTGAATCGCGCGCAATGACCGCCTGAGGCGACCGCGTCAGAAGCCCCCCTCCGCGAGACCGTCCTGCCGCAACAGGTCTCCGATGCTGGTGGAGCCGATCCGGCAGCGCGCGATAACGCGATCGAATGAGACGACGCGGCCGCTGCGGCCGCGCTCCATGTGATCTCGCGATGTAAGGCTATGCGCTCAAGCGCCGCTTTGGCCGCTGCGCCGCCGGGTTGGTGAAGCTCAGGCGCGTCGAAATCGGCGAGGCGAACCTCGATCCACTCGTCGGGATCGGCCGTCCTGCCGACGCACAGGCCGTCGCCGTCGCCAACGTATTGGACCGTGCCGGAGAACCGCACACCGGGTTGAGCTGGCAGAGGCGCTTTGCACGGATCTGCAAACGCGGGCGCGACCGAGCAGAAGAAGACAAGCACGCCGGCAAGAAGGAGAGACCGGCGGCTCATGCGGCAGCCTTCAACGTGCTGTTGCCCTTCTTCTTTTTCAGGAGCGCGCGGACGAACTTGTCCCAGCGCGCCATGCCGGCGCGCTTCTCGGGCATGTAGTTCCAGCGATCGTAGTTCTTGGAGCTGACGTCCTGCAGCGCGTGGTTCTGGAGGCGGTCCCGGATCTCTTTTGGCACCCCCGCCTTGCCGGCGAGCGTCTTGAACGTCCGCCGCAGGTCGCGGTTGGTCGCGTAGGGGATGACGCCGCGGTCGCGCTGCCGCCAGACGAAGCTGTAGAGCGTGCCGTGGCTGACCGGCTTCGACGGATCCTTCGCCGAAGGAAAGTACCAACCGAATTCGTTGGGCTTGATCGACTCGATAAGCTCGGCTGCGAGGGATGGGACCGGGACGGCGTGCGCTTGAAGGTTCTTGGTCTTCGACCAGTCGATGATCCGCTCGGCCGCGTCCCACTGATCGACATGCAGCCTAGCGATCTCCTCGACGCGCTGGCCAGTCAGCATGATGAGCTGCACGGCGCGCGGATACGACGGATGGACGGGAGTGTCAGGGCATTCGAGCCAGCGATAGAGCTGAACGAATTCATCCTCGCTGAGCCAGCGCGTGCCCTGTACCTTAGGTTCGGTCGGGATGTCCGAGGCCGGGTTGAAGGGAATCCGAAAGCGACGAGGGGAGGTGTTGCGATAGTCGTTGTCCGACTTCATCCCCCAGCTAAAGGCAGCATGGATATACGACCGCACGTGATCAGCCATCGATCGAGCACCGCGCTCATAGATCGGTCGGATCAGTTCCACGATCTCTTCGGCCTCGATCTCGCGGGCAAGTCGATTACGTCCAAGCGTGTCGGCAATCTTGTTGAGGCCTTTCTCCGTCTCCTTCCACGAGGGCTTGCCGGCGGCCTTCAACGACCCGACGTAGCCTTCGAACAGATCGGCGACGGTCCCCGGTCGAGTGTCGGTCGCTATCTTGATGCTGCGACCTTTCTGGATCACGTCAGCGAAGTCGCGTTTGAAAATTTCCCGCGCTTGAGCGAGTGACATCGAGGGATACGAGCCGAGCTTCTTCTTCGACCGTTTCCCATCCCGCCACTGCTGCGCCATCCAATCGGCCGTAACGCGCTTCGGCATAGGCTTCAGCACGAGCACGAGACGGCCAGTGCCCCGACCTTCGCCGTCCGCGAGATTCTCTTGCTTCTGGCTCAGCTCGACGCGCTTTAGCGCATGCCGGATTGCGGTGTCGGTCAGGCTTGGCATGGCGTTCCTCCTTGTCCGCAACTGGGATCGGTCGAGGAGAAACGGGGATCGTTTGCTGGGATCGGAAAGCCGTTTTCAGTCCCTCTAACCGCTCCCAATTTGCCATAGCCGCCGCCTGTACGCAACGTGCAAAAATCAGCTATTTAATTGATGATTCAGCGGTATTCAGCGTGATCCAGCGTGACTTTGGAGGGGGGTAGTGGGGTGGTTGTGCACCAGAATAACGGCGCTGGCCGAGAGCTCGAGCGCCCGGCGCACGATCTCGCGCGGATAGACCGGCGTATGGTCCACCGTGCCCGTCTGCTGGCATTCGTCCTTGATGAGCGCGTTCTTCTTGTCGAGGAAGAGGATGCGGAACTGTTCGCGGTCCTCATAGGCCATGGCCGCACGGCAATAGTCCAGCACCTGGCTCCATGAAGAGAGCACCTGCTTGCCGCGCACCTGGCTTCTCAGCATACGCTGCGTGAGGGCGGCGACCAGCTTCAGGTCGCGCGCGGCCGCCTCGCCGATGCCCGGCACCTCGCGCAGGCGGCTTTCAGGCGCACCCAGGACTTCGCCGATCGAGCCGAAGCGGTTGAGCAGTTCCTTCGCCGGCCCCTTGGTGTCGGCGCGCGGAACCGAGCGGAAGAGCACCATTTCGAGAAGCTCGTAATCCGCAAGTGCCTCCACGCCCGCCTCGTCGAAGCGCTGGCGCAGGCGCTCCCGATGCCCTTCGTAATGCTTCCTGGCGTCTGCTTTACCGGATTTTTCGGAGGTCTTCGGCGCAGGCCGCAAGGAGCCCTCGCCGAAAAAACCGTGGTCGTCGCCGTCGCTCATGAAACGCTGCCCCCGCCGCGATCACGAGTGTATCAGGCAAGTCCGGGGCGATCGAGCCCGGCCGGCGACAATGTGAAGATCTCGCAGCCGTCTTCGGTCACGCCCACGCTGTGCTCGTACTGGGCGGACAGCGAGCGGTCGCGAGTCACCGCCGTCCAGCCGTCCGACAGAACCTTCACATGCGGCCGGCCGAGATTGATCATGGGCTCGACCGTGAAGATCATGCCGGGCCGCATCTCAACGCCTTCGTTCGGGCTGCCGTAGTGCAGGATGTTCGGCGCGTCGTGGAAGAGCTGGCCCACGCCGTGGCCGCAGAAGTCGCGCACGACGGAGCAGCGCTGGCCTTCGGCATAGGCCTGTATGGCCGCGCCGATGGCGCCTGTGCGCGCGCCGGGCTTTACCGCCGCCACACCCAGCATGAGGCACTCATGCGTGACCTCCAGAAGCCGCTCGGCGGCGCGCTTGATGGTCCCTACCGGATACATGCGGCTCGAATCCCCGTGCCAGCCATCCAGAACATAGGTGACATCGATATTGACGATGTCGCCTTCCTTGAGCGGCTTGTCGTCCGGGATGCCATGGCAGACCACATGGTTGATCGAGGTGCAGGTGGATTTGGTGTAGCCGCGATAGTTGAGCGTCGCCGGGATCGCCCCATGGTCCATGCCGAATTCGAAGACGAAACGGTCGATCGCGTTCGTCGTCACCCCCGGCTTCACGAGCTCGGTCAGCTGGTCGAGACAGCGCGCCGTAAGGCGGCACGCCCGACGCATGCCCTCGAAGCCCTCCTCGCCATAGAGCCGGATCTGCCCGGTGTTGCGAAGGGGGGCGGTGTCCGCGTCGAGATAAGTAACCATCAGGGCTTGTCCTGGAATTCCATATCGATCAGGCGATCGGGCGTGATCGCGTCTGCAGAGATTTGGCACCCTAGCACGAAAGCTTCAACCCCTGCACCTCTCGCGCGCGCGAATGCGGCGGCATAGGTCGTGTCGAGGTCGCTGCAGAGCCGGAAACGGGAACAGTCGCCGCGCTGCACCACGTAAATCATCACGGCGCGGGCGCCGGCTGCGCGCATGGCGGCAAGCTCGTCGAGATGGCGCGCGCCGCGGTCCGTCACCGTGTCGGGAAACTCCGCCAGGCCCTTCTCGCGCATGAAGTGGACGTTCTTCACCTCCACATAGACAGGCGGACGCTCCGGGTGCTCCAGCAGGAAATCGATGCGCGAGCGCTCGCCATAGCGCTGCTCGGGCTTCATCACGGGATAGCTGCCGAGATCACCCACGAGCCCGGCGCGGATCGCCTCCGCCGCCAGCCGGTTCGGCAGGCCGGTATTGATGCCCACCAGCGTTCCGTCCGCCTCGACGATCTCCAGCATGTAAGGATATTTGCGCTGGGGATTGTTCCACTTGGACAGAAGGACGCGCGAGCCCGGCGCCGTCAGGCCGAGCATCGAGCCGGTGTTGGGCACCGAAACGGTGCGTTCCGTTCCGTCGGCCAGCACCACGTCGGCAAGGAAGCGCTTGTAGCGGCGGACGAGCCGGGCTTCGGTCAGCGGAGCGGGAAATTTCATGGGCGGAGGAGGATCATGTGCGCTAAGTCGTGCGTGAATATCGCCGGTGGGGCAGGAAGGTCAAATGCCAAGGCCAGTGACGGCTTGACGGGAACGCCGTTGTCCGGCCTCATGTGGAGGATGAGGCAAGAGGGGCAACCGCAGTGGCCACGAACCGACTGATGTATTTCCCTTCGGTGGCGGCCGCGGCCTTGTCCTTCTCGTTGCTCGTTTGTGCGAGTGCCGGTGCGCAGCCTCTCGAATGCGCCGAGATCATCGGCAAGGTCTTCGACGACCAGAACGGCAACGGCTATCAGGACAAGGGCGAGCAGGGCCTTGCAGGTGTGCGCATCGTCACGCCCAAGGGCTGGATCGTCATCACGGACGAGCGCGGGCGTTTCCATGTGGCCTGCGCCGATCTGCCCGAGGGCCCCACGGGATCGAACTTCGTCATGAAGGTCGACACGCGCTCGCTGCCGACGGGCTACCGGCTCACGACCGAGAATCCGCGCATGGTGCGTCTGACCGCGGGCAAGCTCGCCAAGCTCAATTTCGGTGCAACCGCCGCGCCCTGAGAACGTTGCTTGGCGGTCCTTTTCGCGTTGGAAAGGCTCGCGCGTTCTGCGGAAGCGGATCGGGGAAAGCGGGCGTGGGAGATGGTGGGCGCGGTAGGGATTGAACCTACGACCCCACCCGTGTGAAGGGTGTGCTCTCCCGCTGAGCTACGCGCCCGCCCGGCGGCAAATCGCCAAGCGCGCGGGGATATAAGGGAGCCCCGGCGGTGAAGTCAAGCGGCTGGCTGGCCGGCGGCGGATTTGATGAGATTGTCCGCCAGTTCCAGCGTCAGATCGTCGAAATGGGAGATGACGATGCTCGGCTCGAATTCGTGCACCGGCCGGTCCGTGTAACCGAAATCCACGGCCACCACGGGAATGCCCGCCGCCTTGGCGGTGTCGATGTCCGTGCGCGAATCGCCAACCATGACGGCGCGGTCGCGGTCGCCGCCGGCGCGCTCGATCGTATCGACGAGGTGGCGCGGGTCGGGCTTGCGGTGCGCGAACGTGTCGGCCCCGCAGATCGCTTCGAACCATTCGGTCATCGAAAGCGCTTCGAGCAGGGTACGCGACAGCCCCTCGAGCTTGTTGGTGCAGACGGCCATGGCGAAGCCCGTCTCGCCGAAGCGCGAGAGTGCCGCCCGCACGCCGGGAAAGGGCTGCGAGAGGCCGGGCATCCCGGCGGTGTAGTGCTCTATGAAAAGCCTCTGCAACGCGTCGAGCTCCTCCGCCTTGGTCGGGCGGCCGTGGGCGGCGAAGGCCCGCTCGATCATCGCGCGGCTTCCCGAGCCCACATAGCGGCGGATCTCTCCGTCTGCCACTTCCGGCACGTCGACCGTGCGCAGGCAATGGTTGAGGCTGGCGAGGAGGTCCGGCGCCGTGTCGACGAGCGTGCCGTCGAGGTCGAAGACGAGGATCGGGCGTGTCATGAGCGCTTCCTTCTGGTCACTTCAGCGGATAACCCGGACGGCGCGCCACTTCAAGGAGCAGAGGGCCTGGGGACATCTGCATGGGTCGATGGTGTGGAAAGCCATTTGCGGGACGAAGTGAAACAAGCTAGGAAGCCCCCCTCTGCTTGCGGGGGCAAGATGGTGCTGGACGCGAACACTTTGAAGACGGAAGCCGCGCGCGCGGCACTCGAGCATGTCGAAGGCGGGATGACGCTCGGAATCGGCACGGGCTCGACCGCCGAGGCGTTCGTGCGGCTGCTTTCGGAGCGCGTGGCCGCCGGCCTCGATATCGTCGGAGTGCCCACGTCGGAGCGCACCGCTGCGCTCTGCCGCGAGCTTTCGGTTCCGCTTTCCTCGCTCGAACAAACCCCGGAACTCGACCTGACGGTGGACGGGGCCGACGAGGTGGGGCCGGAGCTGTCGCTCATCAAGGGCGGCGGCGGCGCTCTCCTGCGCGAGAAGATCGTGGCTGCGGCCTCGCGCCGCATGATCGTGATCGCTGACGAGAGCAAGGTGGTGGAGACCCTCGGCCGGTTTCCCCTGCCCATCGAGGTCAACCCCTTCGGCCTGCGCGCCACGGCGATCGCCGTCGAGAGGACCGCGGGGCGGCTCGGGCTTTCCGGCGCTCTCGAGACGCGCATGGCGGGGGAGAAACCTTTCGTCACCGATGGTGGACATTTCATCATCGATGCATCTTTTGGCCGTATTCCAGCGCCAAGAGCACTTGCGGAGGCTCTGAATGCAATTCCCGGCGTCGTGGAGCACGGTCTTTTCATCGGTCTCGCCCATGCGGCGATCATCGCAGGCAAGGACGGCGTCCGGGCGCTCGACGCCCGGAGCCGAATCGAGGAAATGGAGTAGAAGCAAGATGAATCTGGCCAGACGCGCTCGCTTGATCGCATTGACCGCAGCGATGGCTTTGACCACGATGACGCTGTCGGCCGGTGCCCAGGAGATTTCCGAGGAGCACCTCAAGGCTGCGCGCACGGCGATCGACGCGATCAACGCCACCGACCCGTTCGACAACTATCTGCCGGAGGCCGCGGCGACGCTGAAGGCCCAGCTCATCCAGCAGAGCCCGAACCTGGTGAACCTCATCAACGCCACGGTGGACGAGAAGGCGCTGGAACTCGCCAGCCGCCGGGCGGACCTGGAGAAGGAGTCCGCGCTCGCCTATGCGCGCATCTTCAGCCAGGAGGACCTGCAGAACATCGCCACCTTCTACAATTCGCCAACGGGCAAGAAGCTGCTCTCGGACGGGCCGATCGTCACCCGCGAAGTGCTGCAGGCAGCCGAGATCTGGCGGCGCGGTGTGGTGCGCGACCTGTCCAACTCCGTGGTGGAAACCTTGCAGGCGGCCGCCGGCACCCAGGCGCCGCAGATGCCAGCCGAAGAGCCGGAGGGGGCGGCGCCGGCGCCGGTGGAGGGCGCAACGTCCAACTGACGGAAAGT is part of the Chelativorans sp. AA-79 genome and encodes:
- a CDS encoding DEAD/DEAH box helicase, whose protein sequence is MPFRGLFIGIDRYSSTGIDELTCARRDATALEALFFDTLGGSTVLLADAEATRHRIEDAFADLAGCGSEDTVVIAFSGHGSETHELVTHDANPDDLAGSAIPLELLQEWFSRIPARRLILFLDCCFSGGIGAKVLHVDAKPRSLLSAEARLAQLGGAGRIIFTASAATEPAYEHRRFGHGFLTHFLLEALCGAEEVVSGGKLSLYRLLEHVTSRVRAAALQGGKEQNPTMRGSIDGDVAWPVFVPGAKYRAAFPARLPAKVTSDLASLSSAGFPDALVTAWAGAIPSLNALQIAAITDFGVLDGENLVVSAPTSSGKTMVGELAALRNVLDRKRALFLLPLKALVADKRRHFESVYGGFGVRTVEATGETDDITPLLRGQYDVGLLTYEKFAAIALTFPHVLAQVGVIVIDEAQMIADRGRGANLEFILALIRMRRREGIEPQLIALSAVIGDTNGLEQWLGARLLRRTERPVPLEEGLLLGTGHFRFLDPENGNERVEGPLVRRLVGGKGSSQDWIIPLVRTLVAEGQQVIVFRETKGEARGCANYLAGSLGLPPAAEALTQMPGGDPSQASADLRSALARGVAFHNSDLDREERRVIEEEFRRSGSGLRVIAATTTLAMGVNTPASSVIIAGLNHPGDEPYSVAEYKNLVGRAGRLGFAEKGASYLLALDPRAEHDLWSRYVTAEPEDLGSRFLDGTTDPRSLIIRVLVAARRAAGEGVRSEEIVEFLESSFGAFQARRAHSAWQWSRPDLLSALADLERHGLVQKDATGAYELTKLGRLAGESAAEVGSIVALVDCLGALQPQDISDPVLIAAAQTTVEVDQLLFPINRKSTQKEPQLWPNELRRQNVPWHVLNALHRGATDDHQATLRAKKAVACLLFVSGRAMSEIERVLTQFGGAFGGAAGPIRAVAARTCDLMPVAARVAEILHPTLDLGDRVRRLAIRLTYGVPSPAVDLAQVAGADLLRGDYCRLAAAQLCEPEQIDAAADDQILVCVDKDRRKLALVRDAAKRVAKRRAEAVTPSVPVLEAYAP
- a CDS encoding site-specific integrase codes for the protein MPSLTDTAIRHALKRVELSQKQENLADGEGRGTGRLVLVLKPMPKRVTADWMAQQWRDGKRSKKKLGSYPSMSLAQAREIFKRDFADVIQKGRSIKIATDTRPGTVADLFEGYVGSLKAAGKPSWKETEKGLNKIADTLGRNRLAREIEAEEIVELIRPIYERGARSMADHVRSYIHAAFSWGMKSDNDYRNTSPRRFRIPFNPASDIPTEPKVQGTRWLSEDEFVQLYRWLECPDTPVHPSYPRAVQLIMLTGQRVEEIARLHVDQWDAAERIIDWSKTKNLQAHAVPVPSLAAELIESIKPNEFGWYFPSAKDPSKPVSHGTLYSFVWRQRDRGVIPYATNRDLRRTFKTLAGKAGVPKEIRDRLQNHALQDVSSKNYDRWNYMPEKRAGMARWDKFVRALLKKKKGNSTLKAAA
- the radC gene encoding DNA repair protein RadC, with the translated sequence MSDGDDHGFFGEGSLRPAPKTSEKSGKADARKHYEGHRERLRQRFDEAGVEALADYELLEMVLFRSVPRADTKGPAKELLNRFGSIGEVLGAPESRLREVPGIGEAAARDLKLVAALTQRMLRSQVRGKQVLSSWSQVLDYCRAAMAYEDREQFRILFLDKKNALIKDECQQTGTVDHTPVYPREIVRRALELSASAVILVHNHPTTPLQSHAGSR
- the map gene encoding type I methionyl aminopeptidase translates to MVTYLDADTAPLRNTGQIRLYGEEGFEGMRRACRLTARCLDQLTELVKPGVTTNAIDRFVFEFGMDHGAIPATLNYRGYTKSTCTSINHVVCHGIPDDKPLKEGDIVNIDVTYVLDGWHGDSSRMYPVGTIKRAAERLLEVTHECLMLGVAAVKPGARTGAIGAAIQAYAEGQRCSVVRDFCGHGVGQLFHDAPNILHYGSPNEGVEMRPGMIFTVEPMINLGRPHVKVLSDGWTAVTRDRSLSAQYEHSVGVTEDGCEIFTLSPAGLDRPGLA
- the sfsA gene encoding DNA/RNA nuclease SfsA encodes the protein MKFPAPLTEARLVRRYKRFLADVVLADGTERTVSVPNTGSMLGLTAPGSRVLLSKWNNPQRKYPYMLEIVEADGTLVGINTGLPNRLAAEAIRAGLVGDLGSYPVMKPEQRYGERSRIDFLLEHPERPPVYVEVKNVHFMREKGLAEFPDTVTDRGARHLDELAAMRAAGARAVMIYVVQRGDCSRFRLCSDLDTTYAAAFARARGAGVEAFVLGCQISADAITPDRLIDMEFQDKP
- the gph gene encoding phosphoglycolate phosphatase (PGP is an essential enzyme in the glycolate salvage pathway in higher organisms (photorespiration in plants). Phosphoglycolate results from the oxidase activity of RubisCO in the Calvin cycle when concentrations of carbon dioxide are low relative to oxygen. This enzyme is a member of the Haloacid Dehalogenase (HAD) superfamily of aspartate-nucleophile hydrolase enzymes (PF00702).), which gives rise to MTRPILVFDLDGTLVDTAPDLLASLNHCLRTVDVPEVADGEIRRYVGSGSRAMIERAFAAHGRPTKAEELDALQRLFIEHYTAGMPGLSQPFPGVRAALSRFGETGFAMAVCTNKLEGLSRTLLEALSMTEWFEAICGADTFAHRKPDPRHLVDTIERAGGDRDRAVMVGDSRTDIDTAKAAGIPVVAVDFGYTDRPVHEFEPSIVISHFDDLTLELADNLIKSAAGQPAA
- the rpiA gene encoding ribose-5-phosphate isomerase RpiA produces the protein MDANTLKTEAARAALEHVEGGMTLGIGTGSTAEAFVRLLSERVAAGLDIVGVPTSERTAALCRELSVPLSSLEQTPELDLTVDGADEVGPELSLIKGGGGALLREKIVAAASRRMIVIADESKVVETLGRFPLPIEVNPFGLRATAIAVERTAGRLGLSGALETRMAGEKPFVTDGGHFIIDASFGRIPAPRALAEALNAIPGVVEHGLFIGLAHAAIIAGKDGVRALDARSRIEEME
- a CDS encoding DUF2059 domain-containing protein — translated: MNLARRARLIALTAAMALTTMTLSAGAQEISEEHLKAARTAIDAINATDPFDNYLPEAAATLKAQLIQQSPNLVNLINATVDEKALELASRRADLEKESALAYARIFSQEDLQNIATFYNSPTGKKLLSDGPIVTREVLQAAEIWRRGVVRDLSNSVVETLQAAAGTQAPQMPAEEPEGAAPAPVEGATSN